A part of Aegilops tauschii subsp. strangulata cultivar AL8/78 chromosome 2, Aet v6.0, whole genome shotgun sequence genomic DNA contains:
- the LOC109750011 gene encoding probable transcription factor MYB58, whose translation MARAPGGAARRRGGRRDGGGEAVRKGPWMAEEDAVLLEHVRTHGPRDWSSIRSKGALQRTGKSCRLRWVNKLRPNLKTGCKFSADEERVVIELQAQFGNKWARIATYLPGRTDNDVKNFWSTRQKRLARLLRAPLRARPSKTRSSNTKASASSLESAMGSCQDHVPSVCNSSGGQSLAAAPPMEYQDAARISHDQMCSGFLSFEPLPLQAAAPATTEGEASSSNAAYYQLAPESSFYHHPYHLLEFPGLPERCSIDPGFVGASAMDDLAYQELLPPLHPAPMMMPFFGMEYSRDAIKVETRDNFFDDLPPDVFDSFDQVPPPFSPSATNSEL comes from the exons ATGGCGCGAGCACCCggcggcgccgcccgccggaggGGCGGCAGgagggacggcggcggcgaggcggtgcGGAAGGGGCCGTGGATGGCGGAGGAGGACGCGGTGCTGCTGGAGCACGTGCGCACGCACGGCCCGCGCGACTGGAGCTCCATTCGATCCAAAGGCGCCCTGCAGCGCACCGGCAAGTCCTGCCGCCTCCGCTGGGTCAACAAGCTCCGGCCCAACCTCAAGAC TGGCTGCAAGTTCTCCGCCGACGAGGAGCGGGTGGTGATCGAGCTGCAGGCGCAGTTCGGCAACAAGTGGGCGAGGATTGCCACCTACCTGCCGGGCAGGACGGACAACGACGTCAAGAACTTCTGGAGCACCCGCCAGAAGCGGCTCGCCAGGCTGCTGCGCGCGCCTCTCCGCGCCCGGCCCAGCAAGACCAGGAGCAGCAACACCAAAGCGTCCGCATCCTCTCTCGAGTCCGCCATG GGTTCTTGCCAGGATCATGTTCCGTCCGTTTGCAACTCTTCCGGCGGCCAAAGCCTCGCGGCTGCACCGCCCATGGAGTACCAGGACGCCGCGAGAATCTCGCATGATCAGATGTGCTCTGGATTCCTAAGTTTCGAGCCGTTGCCGCTGCAGGCAGCAGCACCGGCCACCACTGAAGGCGAAGCGAGCTCGTCGAACGCAGCTTATTATCAGTTAGCCCCGGAATCGTCGTTTTATCATCATCCCTACCATCTGCTGGAATTCCCGGGCTTGCCGGAGAGATGCAGCATCGATCCCGGGTTCGTCGGAGCGAGCGCCATGGATGATCTCGCGTACCAGGAGCTGCTTCCGCCTCTGCATCCCGCGCCGATGATGATGCCGTTCTTCGGCATGGAGTATTCGCGTGATGCCATCAAGGTCGAGACTCGGGACAACTTCTTCGACGACCTGCCCCCGGACGTGTTCGACTCTTTTGACCAGGTGCCGCCGCCGTTCTCGCCGTCGGCGACCAACTCTGAACTCTAA